Genomic DNA from Marnyiella aurantia:
TTGCTGGAGCACAACTATCATAAAGGGATGCAGCAGCTGGTTAAAGATCTGAACCGCCTTTACCGTAATGAACCTGCACTTTACAGCAGTCAGTTTGACCCTTCCGGGTTTGAATGGGTGGAAGCAAATGACGATGCGAACTCTGTTTTCGTATACTTGCGTAAAGGAAGGAAGGATGAAGAGGTATTGATGATTGTTTTAAATCTCACTCCCAATGTGCTGGACTATAAAATCGGCGTTAACGAAGGCACCTCCTGGGCAACCGTATTGAACACCGATGACCAAAAATATGGCGGCAGCGGGGCGCCGGCACTGGTAACAGATGAGGAAGATGATGAATGGATGTACCGGCCTAACGCAATCGTGTTAAGTTTGCCTCCGCTTGCGGCAGTGGTATTGCGGCAGCAGCAAAAAGTTTCTCCTCCCAATCGGCGGCGCACAATTAACAAATCTGATAAAACCCTAAATCCTTCGGAAAAGATGTCCTTACCAAAAAAAGAGAAAAGACCAGGTCTTTTTGCAGGCTCAGAAAGTACTGCAGATACAGAAAAGAAAATTGATGCTAAAACCATAGATTTTCAGCAGTCCAAAAAACCTGCACGTCAGCCCGCCGAACCAAAAGCGGGGAAATCAAAAAAAGAAACAACAAAAAAGAGTGTAGATAAAAAGTCTGACTCGGCGTTTATTTCCTCGAGTTCGGTGCTGGGCAGTAATACTGAACAGAAAATTGACGCCAAAACACTTGAGGCAAACCGGGATTCGGGCAACGGCGCGGAAACCTCTGCGGAAGGAGAAGTGATAAAACCTGTAAAGTCTGCGAAAACCGGTAGGAAAAAGTAGAGATTCCCGCGTGTTGCCGCAAAAGCTCTTTTAGCTTGAACTGTTATAATAAAACGAAAAAGTATATATGGATGTTTATCATCTTTCCATGGAATGTTTCCCGGTAGCCAAAGTGGGCGGACTGGCTGATGTGGTTGGAGCGCTGCCCAAATATCAGAATAAACTTCAGGGAGTTACCGCCAGGGTGGTGATCCCGTGGTATAATAAGCCCTACGTTCAAAATGGGAACTTTGAAACAGTCTTTGACGGATACATTTACCAGGCACCTAACCAACTGCGGGTTCACGTTCTGAAAGAAGAGAATGATACGCTCGGCTTCGAACTGTACCTTGTGCAGGTACCAGGTCTGCTGGACCGCGACAATCCGTACGGTTATCACGATGAAAGCTATCAGTTCCTGGCCTTTCAGCACGCGGTGCTTCACTGGTTAGCTACGGCCAAAATACGTCCGGACGTTCTGCACTGTCACGATTATCATACCGGACTTGTGCCGTTTATGATAGAAAACTGTCCGGAATTCTATTTTTTGAAAGGTGTTAAAACCATTGGTACCATCCATAACGGCGAGTACCAGGGCCAGATGAGGTGGGAAATGCTTGATTATTTTCCGTGGATTGACGGCAGCACCGATTTGCGCATTCTGGACTGGGATGGTTATATCAATCCACTGGCTACCATGATCAAATGCTGCCATGCCTTCAATGCAGTTTCAGGAGGTTACCTTGCTGAACTTTATCAGAATTTCAGAGGTTTGGAAAATCTTGTACAGCAGGAACATCAGAAAGCGTTTGGCATCATCAACGGTATTGATACTGAGGTTTGGGATCCGGTCACAGATATGTATCTTGATGATAACTTCAGCGCAGCTAATGCGGGTCAGGGCAAATGGGAAAATAAAAAGAAACTCTGTGCAGAATACGGTCTGAATCCGGATTTACCGCTGTTTGGATTCATTGGCCGTTTTGCCGCCGAAAAGGGAGCAGATCTGCTGCCTGATATTGTTGTCCAGAGTATTCAGCAAACAAACGGGGCCTTAAACATCATCATTTTAGGTTCAGGTGAAAGTCATACTGAAAACAGGCTGAGCGAACTGGCCATGATTTTTTCCAATTTTGCTCTGGATCTTGGTTACAAGGAGTACCTGTCTCATAAGATATATGCCTCTGCCGACTTCCTTCTTATGCCCTCGCGCGTAGAGCCCTGCGGACTGAACCAGATGTACGCCATGCGCTACGGTACTGTTCCAATTGTAAGGTACACCGGTGGTTTGCGTGATACAGTACAGGATATTTCTACGGGCGGAGCCGGTCTTAATTTCGGTGAGGCTACTGCCGATGCTGCGGTACATGCAATGAAAAGGGCTGTTCATATTTATCATGACCATGAACTTATGCAGCATCTGATCAGTACTAACATGAATTTCGATTTCTCATGGGACAAATCTGCGGGAAATTATGTAGATTTATACAGAAAATAGGTTCGCAGGAACTACAGGCTGAATAAGATTCAGCATCAAAAAAAATATAAATATGAAAGCAAATGTAATATCGATCGTTTTGGGAGGTGGTCGCGGTACCCGTCTCTTTCCTTTAACGGATTCCCGTTCAAAACCTGCAGTGCCGATTGCAGGTAAGTACCGGCTGGTTGATATTCCAATCTCTAACTGCCTCAATTCCGGCTACAATAAAATTCTGGTACTTACACAGTTTAATTCAGCTTCGCTGAATTCACATATCAAGAACTCCTATCATTTTGATATTTTCAGCAAAGGCTTTGTTGATATTCTTGCCGCCGAGCAGAACGTGGGAAATGAAAACTGGTATCAGGGCACCGCAGATGCGGTGCGTCAGTCCATGAAACATCTTAGCAAGTACGACTACGACTATATTCTGGTACTTTCGGGCGACCAGCTTTACCAGATGAACTTCCGCCAGATGATTGATTTTCACTGTGAAAATGAGGCGGATATAACTATTGCAACCATTCCGGTAAATGCGAAGGATGCGCCGGGATTTGGCATCCTGAAATCAGATGAGAACGGAGACATTACCTCATTTATTGAAAAACCGTCGCCGGAAATGCTGGCGGACTGGAAATCCGAGGTTTCCGAGAAAAGCCACAGTGAAGGTAAGGACTATCTGGCCTCAATGGGCATCTATGTTTTCAGCAAGAACGTTCTACGCACTTTATTCGAGGAAAATTCAGGCGATGATTTCGGAAAGGACATCATCCCGGCTTCGATTGGCAAACTGAAGACCCTAAGCTATCAGTACGAAGGTTACTGGACGGATATCGGGACTACTGAAAGTTTTTACGAGGCCAATATTGACCTTTGTCAGGACTTCCCAAAGTTTAATCTCTTCAGTACATCACCCATTTTTACTCGGGCACGTATGCTGCCACCGTCAAAGATTATGGGCTCATATGTGAGCAAAGCGGTCTTCGGTGACGGCTGTATCGTAATGGCTGATAAGATTGAAAATTCAATTGTGGGGAACCGTACCAGGATCGATAAAGGAAGTACCGTGGTGAACTCTTATATTATGGGATCCGACTATTACCAGCCTACAGATGAAATAGTTAAAAATGACCAGGAGGGCAGGCCTAATTTAGGTATCGGAAAATACTGTTATATAGACAGGACAATTATTGATAAAAACTGTGCTATCGGTGATAATGTGAGGATTATCGGCGGTCATCACATCCCTGACGGTGATTTTGAAACCCATTCCATCAAAGAAGGTATTGTGGTTCTGAAGAAAGGCGCAGTGATTCCCGCCGGCACGCATATCCCGTAACCTTACTTAAACCTTTCAACCTGAAAGTGCGACACGGTGCCTCTGTACCGCTTTTAGTGCGTTTTATGTGGGATCGCATTAGAGGCTGAATTCTGAGTTATCAGATGCCTTAAAAAAATACCTATTTTTGCGCATGCGTTTTATTAAGTTCGGTTTACTCATCACCATATTGGTGCTCGCAATCTATGCTGCTGTGATGTACAGCCTCGTAGATGAAAGTAACAGTTTCACAATAGAAAAGGAAATTAATTATCCAGTGGAGAAAGTGTATCCACAGTTTAACCAGCTGCAGAATTTCACGCGCTGGAATGATTATTTTTCTTCCTCACGTACAATGCGGATTGAATACTACAAACCTTACGAAGGAAAGGGAGCGGCCATCAGTTTTGATGATCCGAAAAATGAAAAATCCGGCGAGCTTTTCATCCGCTACCATAATCCCGACCGCACACTTAGGATGCAGGTGTTTGAAGGTGAAGAAAGCAATCCAACACTCGTGGATGTTAAATTTGTAAAAGCCGGTCCCGAACAGACCCGCATTATCTGGAATATACATACGCCGAAACGCAAACTGCTGTCAAGAATTACAAATCTGTGGACAGAGGACGAATTCACTGAAAACCTGAACCGAAGCATGGCTAACCTCAATGCTTTACTGGGAAATAAAGTGGAAAAAGAGTATCTGATCAGCAGTATTAAATATGACAGCCTGATGGTGGAGAAGCAGGAGGGGCAACTGCTCCTGGGTATCAATGTCTCGGCTACCAATACCAGGGAAGCGCTGTTCCGCAATATTGTGATGAACCACAACAAGGTGTATAACTTTGTACTGAATGATCTGGACAAGCGTGAGGATGAATTTGGCTATGCAGTATTAGTAACGGGTGCAGACAATTATAAGGACAAGGATGTTTCCTATTTTTTAGGTATTCCCCTTTCAAAAAGAGTGGGAGTTTCGGACAACAGTTTTTCATTCAGAACCATAAATGAAACTCAGTCGTACGTGATTTATTATCAAGGTTCGTACAGTGGCAGGGTCGGTTCAATTCAAAAACTGCTTCAGAATGCCAAAAAGGAAAATGTACGGTACGGAGACATTCAGCAGGTATTTTTGGAGGTTCCTGAAAGCGAAAACAGTGTCCGTATCAAACTGATTTTGCCGGTTTTCAGGTAACGGACTGCGCTATACCGGTGCGATAGATAAATTTGATTGAAAGCGGTTTACAAGTCGCTTTTTTTTATTAAATTTGACGTTTATATTTTATTATAAACACTAACACAGATTTACTGTCATAATGGATAAATTTTCATTCCTGAACGCTGCTCATTCGCAGTTAATTGAAGACCTGTACCAACAATATCTAAAATATCCCGATTCTGTAGAACCCTCCTGGAAATCATTTTTTCAGGGCTTTGATTTTGCGCTGGAAAACTATGCTGATGATGATTCTTCAGCTGCTCCGGCAATGTCCGCAAATTCGGCGGCAGTTTCCAATGCAGCCGCAGGTACAGAAATTCCGGAAGACATTAAAAAAGAGTTCAAGGTTCTCAATCTGATTGAAGCTTACAGACACCGCGGACATCTGTTTACAAATACCAATCCTGTACGCGAAAGAAGACATTATGAACCGACTCTTGATATCGAGAATTTCGGACTTACCCAGGCTGACCTCAATGTAAAGTTCAATTCGGCAGCGGAAACCGGACTTAGCGGTGCGGCTACTCTTCAGCAGATCATCGATCACCTCCGGAAAATCTACTGCGAATCCATCGGTGTGGAATATATGCACATCAACAACGTGGACGAGAAAAAATTTATCCGCGAATGGCTGCAGGTTAACGAAAATCATGCGAAACTATCCGCCGAAGAGAAAACTGAAATCCTGCATAAGCTTAACCAGGCTGTTGCATTCGAAAATTATCTTCACACCAAGTTTGTAGGTCAGAAAAGGTTTTCACTGGAAGGTGGCGAATCTTTGATCCCTGCTCTTGACCAGCTTATCAGCCGCTCCTCACAATTGGGCGTGGACGAAGTTGTACTGGGTATGGCACACCGTGGCCGTCTGAACGTACTTACCAATATCTTCGGGAAGTCTTATAAGCAGATTTTTTCTGAATTTGAGGGTAAAGAATTTGAGGAAGATGTATTCTCCGGTGATGTGAAATACCACTTAGGCTCATCCAAAAAAGTAAAAACAGCTTCCGGTGAGGAAGTTTCTATAAACCTTACGCCAAACCCATCGCACCTGGAAACAGTTGCCGCTTTGGTTGAAGGGATCTGCCGCGCCAAGGTAGATGACAAATACAAAGACTACAAAAAAGTCCTGCCAATCGTAATTCATGGCGATGGAGCGATTGCAGGTCAGGGTATCGTATATGAAATTGCTCAGATGATGACGCTGGAAGGATACAAAACCGGCGGAACTGTTCATATCGTAGTAAACAATCAGGTTTCCTTTACAACTAACTACCTGGATGCACGTTCATCCACCTACTGTACAGATATCGCAAAAGTGACCGAGTCTCCTGTAATGCACATTAATGCTGATGATGTGGAGGCTGTTGTTCATGCCATGCGTTTCGCGGCCGATTTCCGTGCTCAGTTTGGAAAAGATGTTTACATAGATCTTCTAGGATACAGAAAATACGGTCATAACGAAGGCGATGAGCCACGTTTCACCCAGCCTAATCTGTATAAATCCATTTCCAAGCACCCTAATCCAAGGGAAATTTACAAAGCAGAACTTATTAAAGAGAATATAGTTTCTGATGAAGTTCTGAAGAAAATGGAAACCGAGTTCAAGGCACTCCTTGATGAGGATTTTGATGCTTCGAAGGAAATTGAAAGAAACACGATGGACATCTTCATGGAGGATGACTGGAAAGCTTTTCCTATATGTCCAAGAGGGGCTATGCAGAATTCTGTAGATACTACCTATGATCTGGGTCAGCTGAAAGAACTTGCCATTAAGATGTCCACACTTCCTTCAGACAAGAAGTTCATCAACAAAATTACACGTCTTTACGAAACCCGTAAGAAGATGATTGAAGCCAATTCCCTGGACTGGGCTCTTGGCGAATGGTTGGCGTATGCCACACTGCTAACCGAAGGCAATAATGTACGTATATCCGGCGAAGATGTGGAAAGAGGAACCTTCTCCCACCGTCACGCAGTGGTTAAAACCGAGGATACAGAAGAGGAATTCATTCCGCTGAGACATATCTCTGACAGCAGGTTCGATGTGTATAACTCGCATCTGTCTGAATATGCCGTTTTAGGTTACGATTACGGATATGCAATGGCATCTCCAAATACACTTACGGTCTGGGAAGCTCAGTTTGGTGACTTTGTCAATGGTGCGCAGATCATAGTAGACCAGTATCTGGCTGCAGCTGAAGAAAAATGGAAAATACAGAACGGTCTGGTGATGCTGCTGCCTCACGGGTCCGAAGGTCAGGGTGCCGAACACTCTTCTGCACGTCTCGAACGTTTCCTTACCCTTTGTGCAAACGAAAATATGATCGTTGCCAACTGTACCACTCCGGCAAACTATTTCCACCTGCTCAGGAGACAGCTGAAGTTTAACTTCCGCAAGCCTCTGGTGGTGATGACTCCAAAGTCTCTGCTAAGACATCCGCGCGTAGTATCTCCATTGGAAGATCTGGCTCAGGGAAGCTTCCAGCCAATTCTGGATGATACACAGGCTGATGCGTCAAAAGTGGAAAAACTTGTACTTTGTTCCGGTAAACTTTATTATGAGCTGCTGACCAAAAAAGAAGAATTGGCCTGCGAAAATATAGCCCTCGTAAGACTTGAACAGCTTTATCCGCTTCAGCAGGATAAAGTAGATGAGGTCCTTGAGAAATACAGCAACCGCAAACAGGTTATCTGGGTTCAGGAAGAACCGGAAAATATGGGCGCATGGTCTTATATACTCAGGAATTTCCGTTCTCATGGTATTGAGGTTATAGCACCGGTACAAAGCGGAACACCTGCACCGGGAAGCCACAAAATGTTCGAAAGAAACCAGGCAACTATCATAAACAGGGTTTTTGACCGCCAGGATGAACCTTCAAAAAGACCGGTAACTGCCTAATCGATTAAAAAATTAACAAAAATATCAACGATGTCAATATTAGAAATGAAAGTTCCCTCCCCGGGAGAATCCATCACCGAAGTTGAAATTGCAACCTGGTTGGTTCAGGACGGCGATTATGTAGAAAAAGACCAGCCTATTGCAGAAGTAGATTCCGATAAAGCAACATTGGAACTCCCTGCAGAGCAGAGCGGTATTATTACACTGAAAGCTGAGGAGGGGGAAGTTGTTCAGGTTGGACAGGTTGTTTGCCTTATTGATGTAGATGCGGCTAAGCCTGCATCTGATGCGCCGGTTGCTGCGGAAAACGCAC
This window encodes:
- a CDS encoding glycogen synthase, whose translation is MDVYHLSMECFPVAKVGGLADVVGALPKYQNKLQGVTARVVIPWYNKPYVQNGNFETVFDGYIYQAPNQLRVHVLKEENDTLGFELYLVQVPGLLDRDNPYGYHDESYQFLAFQHAVLHWLATAKIRPDVLHCHDYHTGLVPFMIENCPEFYFLKGVKTIGTIHNGEYQGQMRWEMLDYFPWIDGSTDLRILDWDGYINPLATMIKCCHAFNAVSGGYLAELYQNFRGLENLVQQEHQKAFGIINGIDTEVWDPVTDMYLDDNFSAANAGQGKWENKKKLCAEYGLNPDLPLFGFIGRFAAEKGADLLPDIVVQSIQQTNGALNIIILGSGESHTENRLSELAMIFSNFALDLGYKEYLSHKIYASADFLLMPSRVEPCGLNQMYAMRYGTVPIVRYTGGLRDTVQDISTGGAGLNFGEATADAAVHAMKRAVHIYHDHELMQHLISTNMNFDFSWDKSAGNYVDLYRK
- a CDS encoding 2-oxoglutarate dehydrogenase E1 component — translated: MDKFSFLNAAHSQLIEDLYQQYLKYPDSVEPSWKSFFQGFDFALENYADDDSSAAPAMSANSAAVSNAAAGTEIPEDIKKEFKVLNLIEAYRHRGHLFTNTNPVRERRHYEPTLDIENFGLTQADLNVKFNSAAETGLSGAATLQQIIDHLRKIYCESIGVEYMHINNVDEKKFIREWLQVNENHAKLSAEEKTEILHKLNQAVAFENYLHTKFVGQKRFSLEGGESLIPALDQLISRSSQLGVDEVVLGMAHRGRLNVLTNIFGKSYKQIFSEFEGKEFEEDVFSGDVKYHLGSSKKVKTASGEEVSINLTPNPSHLETVAALVEGICRAKVDDKYKDYKKVLPIVIHGDGAIAGQGIVYEIAQMMTLEGYKTGGTVHIVVNNQVSFTTNYLDARSSTYCTDIAKVTESPVMHINADDVEAVVHAMRFAADFRAQFGKDVYIDLLGYRKYGHNEGDEPRFTQPNLYKSISKHPNPREIYKAELIKENIVSDEVLKKMETEFKALLDEDFDASKEIERNTMDIFMEDDWKAFPICPRGAMQNSVDTTYDLGQLKELAIKMSTLPSDKKFINKITRLYETRKKMIEANSLDWALGEWLAYATLLTEGNNVRISGEDVERGTFSHRHAVVKTEDTEEEFIPLRHISDSRFDVYNSHLSEYAVLGYDYGYAMASPNTLTVWEAQFGDFVNGAQIIVDQYLAAAEEKWKIQNGLVMLLPHGSEGQGAEHSSARLERFLTLCANENMIVANCTTPANYFHLLRRQLKFNFRKPLVVMTPKSLLRHPRVVSPLEDLAQGSFQPILDDTQADASKVEKLVLCSGKLYYELLTKKEELACENIALVRLEQLYPLQQDKVDEVLEKYSNRKQVIWVQEEPENMGAWSYILRNFRSHGIEVIAPVQSGTPAPGSHKMFERNQATIINRVFDRQDEPSKRPVTA
- a CDS encoding glucose-1-phosphate adenylyltransferase, translated to MKANVISIVLGGGRGTRLFPLTDSRSKPAVPIAGKYRLVDIPISNCLNSGYNKILVLTQFNSASLNSHIKNSYHFDIFSKGFVDILAAEQNVGNENWYQGTADAVRQSMKHLSKYDYDYILVLSGDQLYQMNFRQMIDFHCENEADITIATIPVNAKDAPGFGILKSDENGDITSFIEKPSPEMLADWKSEVSEKSHSEGKDYLASMGIYVFSKNVLRTLFEENSGDDFGKDIIPASIGKLKTLSYQYEGYWTDIGTTESFYEANIDLCQDFPKFNLFSTSPIFTRARMLPPSKIMGSYVSKAVFGDGCIVMADKIENSIVGNRTRIDKGSTVVNSYIMGSDYYQPTDEIVKNDQEGRPNLGIGKYCYIDRTIIDKNCAIGDNVRIIGGHHIPDGDFETHSIKEGIVVLKKGAVIPAGTHIP
- a CDS encoding SRPBCC family protein, which translates into the protein MRFIKFGLLITILVLAIYAAVMYSLVDESNSFTIEKEINYPVEKVYPQFNQLQNFTRWNDYFSSSRTMRIEYYKPYEGKGAAISFDDPKNEKSGELFIRYHNPDRTLRMQVFEGEESNPTLVDVKFVKAGPEQTRIIWNIHTPKRKLLSRITNLWTEDEFTENLNRSMANLNALLGNKVEKEYLISSIKYDSLMVEKQEGQLLLGINVSATNTREALFRNIVMNHNKVYNFVLNDLDKREDEFGYAVLVTGADNYKDKDVSYFLGIPLSKRVGVSDNSFSFRTINETQSYVIYYQGSYSGRVGSIQKLLQNAKKENVRYGDIQQVFLEVPESENSVRIKLILPVFR